A window of Trichomycterus rosablanca isolate fTriRos1 chromosome 5, fTriRos1.hap1, whole genome shotgun sequence contains these coding sequences:
- the mrps6 gene encoding 28S ribosomal protein S6, mitochondrial, which yields MPRYELSLVLKAMQRPETAAVLRRTVENLMERGAVVRNLENLGERKLPYKITKHNQRHTQAAYFLVDFHASPSILKGLLNHLERDVDVVRQTVLKKDSEIPKEHCCDLAAAQAKNKASS from the coding sequence ATGCCTCGCTACGAGCTTTCACTAGTGCTGAAGGCCATGCAGAGGCCGGAGACCGCAGCTGTGCTGAGGCGCACCGTGGAGAACCTGATGGAGAGAGGAGCTGTGGTGAGGAACCTGGAGAACCTGGGAGAGAGGAAACTGCCCTACAAGATCACCAAACACAACCAGCGACACACACAGGCTGCTTACTTCCTCGTGGACTTCCACGCTTCTCCCAGCATTCTGAAGGGCTTGCTGAACCATTTGGAGAGAGACGTGGACGTGGTGAGACAGACCGTGTTAAAGAAGGACAGTGAGATTCCTAAAGAGCACTGCTGCGACCTGGCTGCTGCACAAGCTAAGAACAAAGCTTCTTCATAA